Proteins found in one Corynebacterium freneyi genomic segment:
- a CDS encoding ABC transporter ATP-binding protein/permease yields MAKGFEAVVLRGLGAKEHAVTVIGKRRLAPHFIRVTCRSEGLLDPKGEAPANWLRLWFPDPDGGPKEFQRGYTLVDPDPATGEFSIDFVIHEPAGPASHWAVNCEEGDRIVAMRYGEQPFALPEPPPAGYLLLGDLAGYPAIRALVAAIPEDSPVVVYLERHSPDDDHIALPEGPNITASWVDELPDGQALVQAISDGDWAGWYAWVTAETASTRHAKTLLQKKFGLNRATLHAHAYWVRGRQMGKTQTIDSAGPEATEAKGASAAPAAADADAASDVNVMAAASAASGASATAGTTGASSSASTSASAGAVGSTDAPEPRQTPGADAGKGGVLRPLKRPLIAAGIVEGALSLLQLIPFILFAELARLFVEGAPAEAFAKPAIWAVVAMAVSAAGTTLLVLWLHFLDANFATALRHRLLAKFSRLPLGWFMRGRAADVKKIAGDDVRALHYLVTHAVPDIVGAVVAALGSLIYLFAVQWRLGLVLLLPIVAYIYVIKGIQRRDKDKVLQNQRYEVLAAGQTQAFIGSRGTSAVFGPKAVVDLEGTLRESGDFMADWQRDTGPRKIIAVMTNRPTTVLGVLLVAGFAMVVAGWMPATDLIPFLILGTSFGGRLLNLGLGVASLSGGLDAKASVELLLATPELAPPVDRPAPPGHVRFDHVDFTYGGGRKVIDDLSLTLEPGSVTALVGPSGAGKSTVAALLARLWDATGGSVSIDGVDVRDLTQEQLYSSVSVLLQDAQLVHASIRDNIALNRPEATDAQIREAAEAADVHRVIEALPDGYDTVVEPNRLSGGERQRVAIARALLANTPIVVLDEATAAADPDSEAAIHRGLERLLAGKTVLMIAHRLHTIKNASRILVLDEGKVVEEGTHSRLVAAGGAYRRMWDAHCGAPVSVAVESEEN; encoded by the coding sequence ATGGCGAAGGGGTTTGAGGCCGTCGTACTCCGTGGCCTGGGCGCCAAGGAACATGCGGTGACCGTGATCGGGAAACGCCGGCTCGCGCCGCACTTCATCCGGGTCACGTGCCGCTCGGAAGGGCTGCTCGATCCGAAGGGGGAAGCGCCGGCGAACTGGCTGCGCCTCTGGTTCCCCGACCCCGACGGCGGCCCGAAGGAGTTCCAGCGCGGCTACACGCTCGTCGATCCCGATCCGGCGACCGGCGAGTTCTCCATCGATTTCGTCATACACGAGCCCGCCGGGCCCGCCTCGCACTGGGCGGTGAACTGCGAGGAAGGCGACCGGATCGTCGCCATGCGCTACGGCGAGCAACCCTTCGCCCTGCCCGAGCCGCCCCCGGCGGGGTACCTGCTGCTCGGGGACCTCGCCGGCTATCCGGCGATCCGCGCCCTGGTCGCCGCCATCCCCGAGGACAGCCCCGTGGTCGTCTACCTGGAGCGGCACAGCCCCGACGACGACCACATCGCCCTGCCCGAGGGCCCGAACATCACCGCGTCCTGGGTCGACGAGCTTCCCGACGGGCAGGCGCTGGTCCAGGCGATCAGCGACGGGGACTGGGCCGGCTGGTACGCCTGGGTGACCGCGGAAACCGCGTCGACCCGGCACGCGAAGACACTGCTGCAGAAGAAATTCGGACTCAACCGAGCGACCTTGCACGCGCATGCCTACTGGGTCCGCGGACGCCAGATGGGCAAGACGCAGACCATCGATTCGGCGGGTCCGGAGGCAACCGAGGCGAAGGGCGCGTCGGCTGCGCCTGCCGCCGCCGACGCGGACGCCGCCTCCGATGTCAACGTCATGGCGGCTGCCTCCGCTGCCTCCGGCGCCTCGGCCACCGCCGGCACCACTGGCGCTTCGTCCAGCGCCTCCACGTCCGCAAGTGCCGGCGCCGTCGGCTCCACCGACGCTCCCGAACCCCGGCAAACCCCCGGCGCCGACGCCGGCAAGGGGGGTGTGCTCCGGCCGCTCAAGCGTCCGCTCATCGCCGCAGGCATCGTCGAGGGAGCGCTGTCCCTGCTGCAGCTGATCCCCTTCATCCTGTTCGCGGAACTGGCCCGGCTGTTCGTCGAAGGGGCACCTGCGGAGGCTTTCGCCAAACCGGCGATCTGGGCGGTGGTCGCGATGGCCGTCTCGGCGGCGGGGACGACGCTGCTGGTGCTGTGGCTTCACTTCCTGGACGCCAACTTCGCCACGGCGCTGCGGCATCGCCTCTTGGCGAAATTCTCCCGGCTGCCGTTGGGCTGGTTCATGCGCGGCCGGGCGGCCGACGTCAAAAAGATTGCCGGCGATGACGTCAGGGCACTGCATTACCTGGTCACCCACGCGGTGCCCGACATCGTCGGCGCCGTCGTCGCGGCGCTGGGCAGCCTGATCTACCTGTTCGCCGTCCAATGGCGATTGGGCCTGGTACTGCTGCTGCCGATCGTCGCCTACATCTACGTCATCAAGGGAATCCAGCGCCGCGACAAGGACAAGGTGCTGCAGAACCAGCGGTACGAGGTGCTGGCGGCGGGCCAGACCCAGGCCTTCATCGGCTCGCGCGGGACCTCCGCGGTCTTCGGGCCGAAAGCGGTCGTCGACCTCGAGGGCACGCTGCGGGAATCCGGTGATTTCATGGCCGATTGGCAGCGCGACACCGGCCCCCGCAAGATCATCGCGGTGATGACGAACCGCCCCACCACGGTGCTGGGCGTGCTTCTAGTGGCGGGATTCGCGATGGTCGTGGCGGGCTGGATGCCGGCGACGGATCTGATCCCCTTCCTCATCCTGGGCACGTCCTTCGGCGGCCGGCTGCTGAACCTCGGGTTGGGCGTGGCCAGTTTGTCGGGCGGACTTGACGCCAAAGCCAGCGTCGAGCTTTTACTGGCGACGCCGGAGCTCGCGCCCCCGGTGGATCGTCCCGCGCCCCCGGGCCACGTGCGTTTCGACCACGTCGATTTCACCTACGGCGGCGGCCGGAAGGTCATCGACGATCTTTCCCTCACGCTGGAGCCCGGCAGCGTCACCGCGCTGGTGGGCCCCTCGGGGGCGGGCAAGTCGACGGTGGCGGCGTTGCTGGCCCGGCTGTGGGACGCCACCGGCGGTTCCGTGAGCATCGACGGGGTCGACGTGCGCGATCTCACCCAGGAGCAGCTGTATTCCTCGGTGTCGGTGCTGTTGCAGGATGCCCAGCTGGTGCATGCGAGCATCCGCGACAACATCGCGCTGAACCGTCCCGAGGCGACCGACGCCCAGATCCGCGAGGCTGCGGAGGCCGCGGACGTGCACCGGGTCATCGAAGCGCTTCCCGACGGCTACGACACCGTGGTCGAACCGAACCGTCTTTCCGGCGGCGAACGCCAGAGGGTGGCCATCGCCCGCGCGCTGCTGGCGAACACCCCGATCGTCGTGTTGGACGAGGCCACTGCCGCGGCCGACCCGGACTCCGAGGCCGCGATCCACCGTGGGCTCGAACGCCTGCTGGCGGGCAAGACGGTGCTGATGATCGCGCACCGGCTGCACACGATCAAGAATGCCTCGCGGATCCTCGTCCTGGACGAGGGGAAAGTGGTGGAAGAGGGCACGCATTCCCGGCTCGTCGCGGCGGGTGGGGCTTATCGGCGGATGTGGGATGCGCATTGCGGCGCACCCGTGTCCGTCGCCGTTGAATCGGAGGAGAACTGA
- a CDS encoding serine hydrolase domain-containing protein, whose product MRLLSPRKCPESTIIALFALFAALSALAPMLVPPLAPAGFAATGSPEVPSFAERAERLGVPGGAVAYLDDGAVTRTEVFGADGEGHPVDAATPMLWGSVSKPVAAAVVKHLADEGTLDPAASADSYVPDAPNVPVSALLDHTSGLGFGAGHLDVDRPDATAMDVVGGMSGETGESGTVGEHGYSSLGYLHLQAVIEAATGGAYADAVRATPGLSHVGASAADCADVPRGHRLAGPFAWAMTTGYDGAGAAYGYSCGSIDDLAGFAVSQLGTAADVADSLADAAPTGSPKQFYGPGWRVTNEDDGRATVWHTGTVPGYFSAVYHDAESGDGAVVLLNASGFLHEESLAALTRSAFDEATGRTVTPVEPGGMGVIVPAVLLGVAALVLVLGWVGRRRMRPVAWILLTVVVVAAALIAAPLLMAVPLRYFWLWEPGVVVAAAAVPVAMLLAAAMATASSGRDRGRS is encoded by the coding sequence ATGCGACTCCTTTCGCCCCGAAAATGTCCCGAGTCGACCATCATCGCCCTGTTCGCCCTGTTCGCGGCGCTGTCCGCGTTGGCTCCCATGCTGGTTCCACCGCTGGCTCCGGCCGGTTTCGCGGCCACCGGTTCCCCCGAGGTCCCGTCGTTCGCCGAGCGCGCCGAACGCCTCGGGGTTCCCGGTGGCGCGGTCGCGTACCTCGACGACGGGGCAGTCACCCGCACCGAGGTTTTCGGCGCCGACGGCGAGGGCCACCCCGTCGACGCGGCGACGCCGATGCTCTGGGGCTCGGTGTCTAAACCCGTGGCGGCCGCCGTCGTGAAGCACCTGGCCGACGAGGGCACGCTCGACCCGGCTGCTTCGGCGGATTCGTACGTGCCCGACGCGCCGAATGTACCGGTCAGCGCGCTGCTCGACCACACATCCGGCCTGGGGTTCGGGGCGGGTCACCTCGACGTCGACCGTCCCGACGCAACCGCAATGGACGTCGTCGGCGGCATGTCCGGCGAGACGGGTGAATCGGGCACGGTCGGCGAGCACGGTTATTCCAGCCTCGGTTACCTGCACCTGCAGGCCGTCATCGAGGCAGCGACCGGCGGGGCCTACGCGGACGCGGTCCGCGCGACGCCGGGGCTGAGCCACGTGGGCGCCTCGGCCGCGGATTGTGCCGACGTCCCCCGCGGCCACCGCCTGGCCGGCCCGTTCGCCTGGGCGATGACCACCGGTTACGACGGCGCCGGCGCCGCCTACGGCTATTCCTGCGGGAGCATCGATGATTTGGCCGGTTTCGCCGTCTCCCAGCTCGGCACCGCCGCCGATGTCGCCGATTCGCTTGCCGACGCCGCCCCGACCGGCTCCCCGAAACAGTTTTACGGGCCGGGCTGGCGCGTGACGAACGAGGACGACGGCCGGGCCACCGTGTGGCACACCGGCACGGTCCCCGGGTACTTTTCCGCCGTGTACCACGACGCGGAATCGGGTGACGGCGCGGTGGTCCTGCTCAACGCGTCGGGGTTCCTGCACGAGGAATCGCTCGCTGCGTTGACCCGCTCCGCATTCGACGAGGCCACGGGGCGGACGGTCACTCCCGTCGAACCGGGCGGCATGGGCGTCATCGTTCCCGCGGTCCTGCTCGGCGTCGCGGCGCTGGTGCTGGTGCTCGGCTGGGTGGGGCGCCGGCGCATGCGGCCGGTCGCGTGGATTCTGCTCACGGTGGTCGTGGTCGCCGCGGCGCTCATCGCCGCTCCCCTGCTGATGGCAGTGCCCCTCCGGTACTTCTGGCTCTGGGAGCCCGGCGTCGTCGTGGCCGCCGCAGCGGTGCCCGTCGCGATGCTCCTCGCGGCGGCGATGGCCACGGCGAGCAGTGGGCGGGACCGCGGCCGCAGTTAG
- a CDS encoding SMI1/KNR4 family protein — MAFPVDESQIRAAEEALGLTFPDVLRQRLMSENGGEIDDADEGYWFLYPVYDDSDRRRLARSANHVVKETETWRSEADGFPQDAVPVAEDQEGNAIVLLPGDDRFYVWDHELRETEPIELIFDE, encoded by the coding sequence ATGGCTTTTCCCGTTGATGAATCACAAATTCGCGCCGCCGAGGAAGCATTGGGGCTCACCTTCCCGGACGTTTTGCGGCAGCGCCTGATGTCGGAGAATGGCGGCGAAATCGACGACGCCGACGAGGGGTACTGGTTCCTGTACCCGGTGTATGACGATTCCGACCGCCGCCGCCTCGCCCGGTCCGCGAATCACGTGGTGAAGGAAACCGAAACGTGGCGTTCCGAGGCTGACGGATTCCCGCAGGACGCCGTCCCCGTCGCCGAGGATCAGGAGGGCAATGCGATCGTTCTCCTGCCCGGCGACGACCGCTTTTACGTCTGGGACCACGAACTGCGGGAAACGGAGCCGATCGAGCTGATCTTCGACGAATAG
- the arfB gene encoding alternative ribosome rescue aminoacyl-tRNA hydrolase ArfB translates to MNDLTIAPGPGIPDGLVIPAADLTERFVKSSGPGDQGVNTTDSKVQLSVDVAACASLSDAQRRRVLRNLESRLDGTVLTVVASTQRSQVRNRAEARERMAALLREALAPPSPPRRKTKPTRGSVRRRLAAKKRRSELKSTRRRPDVS, encoded by the coding sequence ATGAACGACCTGACCATCGCGCCCGGACCGGGGATCCCCGATGGTCTCGTCATCCCCGCCGCGGATCTCACCGAGCGGTTCGTGAAGTCGTCGGGGCCGGGCGACCAGGGTGTCAACACGACGGACAGCAAGGTTCAGCTGTCCGTCGACGTCGCCGCGTGCGCGTCGCTTTCCGACGCCCAGCGCCGGCGCGTCCTCCGGAATCTCGAAAGCCGACTGGACGGCACCGTGCTCACCGTCGTCGCGTCGACGCAGCGGTCGCAGGTGCGCAATCGGGCGGAAGCACGCGAGCGGATGGCCGCGCTGTTGCGGGAAGCACTGGCCCCGCCGTCTCCTCCGCGACGGAAAACGAAGCCGACGCGCGGCTCCGTTCGGCGCCGGCTCGCCGCGAAGAAGCGACGGTCGGAGCTCAAGTCGACGAGGCGGCGACCCGACGTTTCCTAG
- the arfB gene encoding alternative ribosome rescue aminoacyl-tRNA hydrolase ArfB, whose amino-acid sequence MNDLTIAPGPGIPDGLVIPAADLSERFVKSSGPGGQGVNTTDSKVQLSIDVAACASLSDAQRRRVLRNLESRLDGTVLTVVASTQRSQVRNRSEARDRMAAILREALAPPPPPRRKTKPTRGSVRRRLAAKKRRSEIKSMRRRPDVS is encoded by the coding sequence ATGAACGACCTGACCATCGCGCCCGGACCGGGGATCCCCGATGGTCTCGTCATCCCCGCCGCGGACCTCTCCGAGCGGTTCGTGAAGTCGTCGGGGCCGGGCGGCCAGGGGGTCAACACGACGGACAGCAAGGTTCAGCTGTCCATCGACGTCGCCGCGTGCGCGTCGCTTTCCGACGCCCAGCGCCGCCGCGTCCTCCGGAATCTCGAAAGCCGCCTGGACGGCACCGTCCTCACCGTCGTCGCGTCGACGCAACGGTCGCAGGTGCGCAATCGCTCGGAGGCCCGCGACCGCATGGCGGCCATCCTGCGCGAGGCGCTCGCCCCGCCGCCTCCCCCGCGACGCAAAACCAAGCCGACGCGGGGTTCGGTTCGCCGTCGGCTCGCGGCGAAGAAGCGGCGGTCGGAGATCAAGTCGATGAGGCGGCGGCCGGACGTTTCCTAG
- a CDS encoding amphi-Trp domain-containing protein, translated as MKQTQQTTRKKTKLVKSKANFSPEELAGLLESMAERIRAGDMTLGAGDAAVTMDMPAVFRTTMEVTDSRKRAGIERELELEITWTVDEDGNPADKPGPVAGFAIS; from the coding sequence GTGAAGCAAACGCAGCAGACCACCCGGAAGAAGACGAAACTGGTCAAGAGCAAGGCCAACTTCAGCCCCGAAGAACTCGCCGGCCTGCTGGAAAGCATGGCGGAGCGCATCCGCGCCGGCGACATGACGCTCGGCGCGGGCGACGCGGCGGTGACCATGGACATGCCGGCGGTGTTCCGCACGACCATGGAGGTCACCGACTCGCGCAAGCGCGCCGGAATCGAGCGCGAGTTGGAACTGGAGATCACCTGGACCGTCGACGAAGACGGCAACCCGGCGGACAAGCCGGGCCCGGTGGCGGGTTTCGCCATTTCGTAG
- a CDS encoding YtoQ family protein, with protein sequence MQRGAEAAGLDVVFTAPVTDHDASDAAGDHLGEAPAGFWRDHQSSKVNSIRTRTLIEKADMVVVRFGDQYKQWNAAFDAGYCAALDKPYVTLHGEDIVHPLKEVDAAAQAWCTTTDQVVEILRYVLEA encoded by the coding sequence ATCCAGCGCGGCGCCGAGGCCGCCGGACTGGACGTGGTCTTCACGGCGCCGGTCACCGATCACGACGCCAGCGATGCCGCCGGCGACCACTTGGGAGAGGCGCCCGCCGGGTTCTGGCGCGACCACCAGTCGTCGAAGGTCAACTCCATCCGGACCCGCACGCTGATCGAGAAGGCCGACATGGTCGTCGTGCGCTTCGGCGACCAGTACAAGCAGTGGAACGCCGCCTTCGACGCCGGCTACTGCGCGGCCCTGGACAAGCCGTACGTCACGCTTCACGGCGAGGACATCGTCCACCCGCTCAAGGAAGTCGACGCCGCCGCCCAGGCGTGGTGCACGACCACCGACCAGGTCGTGGAGATCCTGCGCTACGTGCTCGAGGCGTGA
- a CDS encoding ABC transporter ATP-binding protein, which produces MLRDLHFVVGGGRPLWSFFGAVAVSALLQVAAVVTLYPLLGALFSADPGAALPWLALLLLFVACSWGVDIFAAHRGLDLGIAVMREIHGNAPGAVLSWPDARLTSEKEGAIRDLVTKASTVTSAVILLIGPVITSIVFIFGLGIGLLLVSPALGAVTFLGGIACLGSLWASAKLEDRSTAEFAAANAGLDDRLFEFALVQPTLRTARRVDASTRLVDRAIAEARRKTRRVLLWQIPGQQVFTVVVQLVLLAFGFTVWWSYDRSALTGAAAAASIVVLLRVVEQANVQAGSVGAVVELRRSLSEVRELMEVERVRAGGPGEGPATVEVRGVDVTFPDGTTGLDGIDVDFAPGTITAVVGPSGSGKSTLVSLLAGLTVPGVGTVDVDGKPASPGDLRGRAAMVFQRTVLHTGSIRDNLLAVNPDLTQPELDAIAVNCGLAEAIERLPDGWDTPVGELGNRLSGGERQRLGLARALAKPASILLVDEGTSALDGRNERTVTDALSGLRGSYTTVVVAHRPAMVEIADRVIVMESGRVVEAGPIDELEKADGPFARIAEQWREAATWGIGEAQSVSG; this is translated from the coding sequence ATGTTGCGGGATCTGCACTTCGTCGTCGGGGGAGGTCGTCCCCTGTGGTCCTTCTTCGGCGCGGTTGCCGTGTCGGCACTGCTCCAGGTGGCGGCCGTCGTTACCCTCTACCCGCTGTTGGGCGCGCTGTTCTCGGCGGACCCCGGGGCGGCGTTGCCGTGGCTGGCGCTGTTGCTGCTGTTCGTGGCCTGCAGTTGGGGTGTCGACATCTTCGCCGCCCACAGGGGGCTCGATCTGGGCATCGCCGTCATGCGCGAGATCCACGGCAACGCCCCGGGTGCCGTGCTTTCGTGGCCGGATGCTCGGCTGACTTCCGAAAAGGAAGGTGCCATCCGCGATTTGGTCACCAAGGCCAGCACGGTCACCTCGGCGGTGATCCTGCTGATCGGGCCCGTGATCACCTCGATTGTGTTCATCTTCGGGTTGGGCATCGGGCTGCTGCTCGTCTCTCCCGCGCTTGGCGCGGTGACGTTCCTCGGCGGCATCGCTTGCCTGGGGTCGCTGTGGGCGTCGGCGAAGCTGGAGGACAGGTCCACGGCGGAGTTTGCGGCGGCCAATGCCGGTCTCGATGACAGGCTTTTCGAGTTCGCGCTCGTGCAGCCGACCTTGCGCACCGCGCGCCGGGTGGACGCGAGCACCCGATTGGTTGACCGGGCCATCGCCGAGGCGCGGCGGAAGACCCGCAGGGTCCTGCTTTGGCAGATCCCCGGGCAGCAGGTGTTCACGGTCGTGGTTCAGCTGGTGCTGTTGGCGTTTGGGTTCACGGTGTGGTGGTCCTACGACCGTTCGGCGTTGACCGGAGCCGCGGCTGCCGCGTCGATTGTGGTGTTGCTCCGGGTCGTCGAGCAGGCCAACGTTCAGGCGGGATCGGTGGGGGCCGTCGTCGAGCTGCGGCGCTCCCTGTCCGAAGTGCGCGAGCTGATGGAAGTCGAGCGGGTCCGCGCCGGCGGCCCGGGCGAGGGCCCCGCCACGGTGGAGGTCCGGGGCGTCGATGTCACGTTCCCCGACGGCACGACGGGGCTCGACGGCATCGACGTGGACTTCGCGCCGGGCACGATCACGGCCGTCGTCGGCCCGTCCGGCAGCGGCAAGTCGACGCTGGTGTCGCTGCTGGCCGGGCTGACGGTTCCCGGCGTGGGCACGGTCGACGTTGACGGGAAACCGGCTTCCCCCGGTGACCTGCGCGGCCGCGCCGCGATGGTGTTCCAGCGCACCGTCCTGCACACGGGGTCGATTCGCGACAACCTGCTCGCCGTGAACCCGGATCTGACGCAGCCGGAATTGGATGCGATCGCCGTCAATTGCGGCCTGGCCGAGGCGATCGAGCGCTTGCCCGATGGCTGGGACACTCCCGTCGGCGAGCTGGGCAATCGGCTGTCCGGGGGCGAGCGGCAGCGGCTGGGCCTGGCCCGCGCCCTCGCCAAGCCGGCATCGATCCTGCTTGTCGACGAAGGCACCTCGGCCCTGGACGGGCGCAATGAGCGGACGGTGACCGATGCCCTGTCTGGGCTGCGCGGCTCGTACACGACCGTGGTCGTCGCCCACCGCCCCGCGATGGTGGAGATCGCCGATCGCGTCATCGTCATGGAATCGGGGCGGGTGGTGGAAGCTGGCCCCATCGATGAGTTGGAGAAGGCCGATGGGCCCTTCGCCCGCATCGCGGAGCAGTGGCGGGAAGCGGCGACGTGGGGGATCGGCGAGGCGCAGAGCGTCAGCGGATAG
- a CDS encoding S9 family peptidase, with amino-acid sequence MAVRSRRRSRDGVDPDRIVLWGTSFGAGHVIRAASRDPRVAAVIAQCPFTDGLASMFTLPPATLAPPGPTLRHVRKASKAEVRMQPGGHFDIYVGNAFERNVSEQLDFHARHVPTAVNRT; translated from the coding sequence ATGGCTGTACGTTCCCGACGACGCTCCCGCGACGGGGTTGACCCGGACCGAATCGTCCTCTGGGGCACCTCGTTCGGCGCCGGACACGTGATCCGCGCGGCGTCGCGCGATCCCCGGGTGGCGGCGGTGATCGCCCAATGCCCGTTCACCGATGGGCTGGCCTCGATGTTCACGTTGCCGCCTGCGACGTTGGCCCCGCCCGGCCCGACCCTGCGGCACGTGCGCAAGGCATCGAAGGCGGAGGTGCGGATGCAGCCCGGCGGGCACTTCGACATTTACGTCGGCAACGCCTTCGAACGCAACGTTTCCGAGCAGCTGGACTTTCACGCCCGGCACGTCCCGACTGCCGTCAACCGGACCTGA
- a CDS encoding SMI1/KNR4 family protein — protein MTTSAELREISAAHGLTWPEEYLTLADDGMVDMSPTGDEVPLLHFSTNFELLGAKDIARRLEMLAEPDDFRNIDPAEGLLPFGMEPGGNLYCFRTGAAGAGPVPVVLLQNDEQEDERLAPDLAGFIFAEMVVASAEFYDDDYLGEGEPRRNAEAWLRSHEPYLGQEQAAALRELFARPLIVRDDDSMGFLEFSEVDELVDPVLRYPERHEPIQLWERG, from the coding sequence ATGACCACCTCGGCGGAATTGCGCGAGATCTCTGCCGCACATGGGCTCACCTGGCCCGAGGAGTACTTGACGCTCGCCGACGACGGCATGGTGGACATGTCCCCCACCGGCGACGAAGTCCCGCTGCTGCACTTCAGCACGAACTTCGAGCTGCTCGGGGCCAAGGACATCGCCCGCCGGCTGGAGATGTTGGCGGAGCCGGACGATTTCCGGAACATCGATCCCGCCGAGGGCCTGTTGCCCTTCGGGATGGAGCCCGGCGGCAACCTCTATTGCTTCCGTACCGGGGCCGCCGGCGCGGGTCCGGTCCCCGTGGTTCTGCTGCAGAACGATGAGCAGGAGGATGAGCGTCTCGCGCCGGATCTCGCCGGGTTCATTTTCGCGGAGATGGTCGTCGCTTCCGCCGAGTTCTACGACGACGATTACCTGGGTGAGGGCGAGCCCCGTCGTAATGCGGAAGCCTGGCTGCGGTCGCACGAGCCCTACCTGGGGCAGGAGCAGGCCGCGGCGCTCCGCGAACTCTTCGCGCGTCCGCTGATCGTGCGTGACGACGACTCGATGGGGTTCCTCGAATTCTCGGAGGTGGATGAGCTGGTGGACCCGGTTCTGCGGTATCCGGAGCGCCACGAGCCGATTCAGCTCTGGGAGCGCGGGTAG
- a CDS encoding YtoQ family protein has product MSFNVYLSGEIHTDWREEIQRGAEAAGLDVVFTAPVTDHDASDAAGDHLGEAPAGFWRDHQSSKVNSIRTRTLIEKADMVVVRFGDQYKQWNAAFDAGYCAALDKPYITLHGEDIVHPLKEVDAAAQAWCTATDQVVEILRYVLEA; this is encoded by the coding sequence ATGAGCTTCAACGTGTACCTTTCCGGCGAGATCCACACCGATTGGCGTGAGGAAATCCAGCGCGGCGCCGAGGCCGCCGGACTGGACGTGGTCTTCACGGCGCCGGTCACCGATCACGACGCCAGCGATGCCGCCGGCGACCACTTGGGAGAGGCGCCCGCCGGGTTCTGGCGCGACCACCAGTCGTCGAAGGTCAACTCCATCCGGACCCGCACGCTGATCGAGAAGGCCGACATGGTCGTCGTGCGTTTCGGCGACCAGTACAAGCAGTGGAACGCCGCCTTCGACGCCGGTTACTGCGCGGCCCTGGACAAGCCGTACATCACGCTTCATGGCGAGGACATCGTCCACCCGCTCAAGGAAGTCGACGCCGCCGCCCAGGCGTGGTGCACGGCCACCGACCAGGTCGTGGAAATCCTGCGCTACGTGCTCGAGGCGTAA
- a CDS encoding DUF3592 domain-containing protein: MLAASIFIAIGTLAIVAAIAWLVLRRRGAEKRFRTDALVVGSVGRPDDDLRAMVLQVTDRDGTTRTVTDTFHSNFAAGNVGRTIEVMVDPPSPDGEPGRVRVPRQSDPTFVLNALLGAAGVAFLTAGVFVLAEAMF; encoded by the coding sequence ATGCTCGCTGCGTCCATCTTCATCGCGATCGGCACGCTGGCCATCGTCGCCGCCATCGCGTGGCTCGTGCTGCGCCGCCGCGGCGCGGAGAAGCGGTTCCGCACCGATGCGCTCGTCGTCGGGTCGGTGGGCCGCCCCGACGATGATTTGCGGGCGATGGTCCTGCAGGTCACCGACCGCGACGGCACCACGCGCACGGTGACCGACACGTTCCACAGCAACTTCGCCGCCGGCAACGTCGGGCGGACAATCGAAGTGATGGTCGACCCGCCCTCCCCCGACGGCGAGCCGGGCCGCGTGCGCGTGCCGCGGCAGTCCGACCCGACGTTCGTGCTCAACGCCCTGCTCGGCGCGGCGGGCGTCGCGTTCCTCACTGCCGGGGTGTTCGTGCTCGCGGAGGCGATGTTCTAG